DNA sequence from the Antedon mediterranea chromosome 7, ecAntMedi1.1, whole genome shotgun sequence genome:
GCTAGATCGACAGAATATGCTATGTCTTTCACTCTGAAGAGAAGGCCTAGTACAGTATGTGAGATTCAGTAAATAACAACTTATTTGTCTATTTCAAAGTATTCATAATGCTTGTAGTGGTCATCACGATTGATTTTACTTGTAAGAATCTTCCTCGCCGATTGGCTATTCAATGAACACGACATCAGATCGTTGACACTTATTGATTGACACTCTTCAATCCACTGGCATAGTCTAAGACACGTAAGTAAAGACTTATCTGGCAATGTTCTTATCACATATTCAGACATAAAAATGTTGTCGAAGAACTGCATCAATCCAATTATCTTCAGCCCTGAAAAGAGAAACCAGTGGAACCAGTGTCAGTAGTTTAGGTTACGAAATCCAATAGTGTCAGTAGTTGACATACCGAAGTACAATTGGTAC
Encoded proteins:
- the LOC140053964 gene encoding uncharacterized protein, with amino-acid sequence MYNWASPTGFYGCACAYRGDCSDPSKPCECSRNDLTMRYDDGYVDDISTLPVTELRHGDTGSSNEYGISTIGALECTGLKIIGLMQFFDNIFMSEYVIRTLPDKSLLTCLRLCQWIEECQSISVNDLMSCSLNSQSARKILTSKINRDDHYKHYEYFEIDK